In the genome of Streptomyces sp. V2I9, one region contains:
- a CDS encoding MarR family winged helix-turn-helix transcriptional regulator codes for MTINQQPRAASDQVMWEAVLGLHTFVERQLAHTLQRRYGVGLSEYRALETLTQAEKGECRMQELADHIGLGQSSVTRLVGRLESAGYAYKDSCADDKRGVFAVITEEGRKRYQEARATYADVLSSALNTASADDQLARAVQALRSAA; via the coding sequence ATGACGATCAACCAACAGCCACGCGCCGCCTCCGATCAGGTCATGTGGGAGGCCGTCCTCGGCCTGCACACCTTCGTGGAGCGCCAGCTCGCCCACACCCTCCAGCGCCGCTACGGCGTCGGGCTCTCCGAGTACCGCGCCCTGGAGACACTCACCCAGGCGGAGAAGGGCGAGTGCCGGATGCAGGAGCTCGCGGACCACATCGGCCTGGGCCAGAGCTCGGTGACGCGCCTGGTCGGACGGCTGGAGAGCGCCGGCTACGCCTACAAGGACAGCTGCGCCGACGACAAGCGCGGCGTCTTCGCCGTCATCACCGAAGAAGGCCGCAAGCGCTACCAGGAAGCCCGTGCCACGTACGCCGACGTCCTCAGCTCGGCCCTCAACACCGCGAGCGCCGACGACCAGCTCGCCAGGGCGGTGCAAGCGCTCCGCAGCGCTGCCTGA